The Bacteriovorax sp. PP10 nucleotide sequence GATTTGATGCGCAAATTTGGTATTAAAGTATTAAAAGGTGAAGTCGCAAAAACTGTTGAAGAAGCAGTAAAAGGTGCGGAAAAACTTGGTGGAAAAATTTGGGTTGTTAAAGCTCAGATCCATGCAGGTGGTAGAGGAAAAGCTGGCGGTGTTAAACTTGCTAAGTCTCTAGACGAAGTAAAAAAATATGCAACTGATATTCTTCATTCAACTCTGGTAACTCACCAGACTGGTCCTGAAGGAAAAAAAGTAAACACACTTCTAATTGAAGAAGGGTGTAACATCGCTAAGGAATTTTACTTAGGGATCGTACTAGACAGAAACACTTCTAAAGTTACATTCATGGCCTCTAAAGAAGGTGGAGTGGAGATTGAAGAAGTTGTTCACAACAATCCAGATGCAATCGTAAAAGTTGCTGTAGAGCCAGGTGCTGGATACCAACCATACATTGGAAGAATTCTTTCAAACGCTCTTGGATTAGATGCTGCTCAAGCAAAAGAAGCAGACGCTTTCTACAAAGGTTTATACAAACTTTATGTTGAAACTGACTGTTCAATCGCAGAAATTAACCCACTGGTTTTAACTGCAGACAACCAAATGATCGCACTAGATGCGAAATTAAACTTTGATGAAAACGCAATGTTCAGACACCCTGATGTTGCTGCTTACAGAGACCTAACTGAAGAATCAGCTAAAGAAGTTGAAGCTTCAAAATACGGTCTTTCATACATTGAACTTGATGGAAACATCGGGTGTCTTGTAAACGGTGCTGGTCTTGCTATGGCAACTCTGGATATCGTTCAACTTAACGGTGGAAACGCTGCGAACTTCCTAGATGTAGGCGGTGGAGCAACGAAAGAAGCTGTAGAGCAAGCATTCAGAATTATTCTTTCTGATGAAAACGTAAAAGCAATTCTTGTTAACATCTTCGGTGGGATCATGAAATGTGACATCATCGCAGAAGGTGTAGTTGCTGCTGCAAAAGCTGTTTCTCTAAACGTTCCACTAGTGGTTCGTCTTGAAGGAACAAACGTAGAGCTTGGAAGAAAAATCTTAAATGAATCTGGATTAGCAATCACTGCTGCGAAAGATTTAGGCGACGCTGCTGTAAAAGTAGTTGCTGCTGCAAAGGGAGCGTAATCAATGGCAATCATGATCGATAAAAATACACGTTTAATTACTATCGGTATTACTGGTAAACAAGGAACTTTCCACACGAAGCAATCTCAAGAGTACGGTACAAACGTAGTTGGTGGGGTTACTCCTGGTAAAGGCGGAACTGTTCACGAAGGATGGCCGGTATTTAACACTGTTAACGAAGCTGTTAAGAAAACTCAAGCTAACGCTGCGATGGTTTTCGTTCCACCTCCGTTCGCTGCTGATGCAATCTTAGAATGTATCGAAGCAAAAATGCCAATCATCATCACAATCACTGAAGGGATTCCTATTTTAGATATGGTTAAAGTAAAAGATGCCCTATCAAGAAACCCAGAAGTAAGACTTGTTGGTCCGAACTGCCCAGGAGTAATCACTCCAGGACAATGTAAAATCGGAATTATGCCAGGTCACATTCACCTTCCAGGAAGAATCGGGATCATCTCTCGCTCTGGAACACTTACTTACGAAGCCGTAGGACAACTTACAGCTCGTGGAATCGGTCAATCAACTTGTGTTGGTATCGGTGGTGACCCAGTTAATGGAACAAACTTCATCGACGTTCTTGAAATGTTCAACAACGATCCAGACACTGACGGTGTTATCATGATCGGAGAAATCGGGGGATCAGCTGAAACTGATGCTGCTAGATGGATCCAAAAGAACATGAAGAAGCCAGTTGTTGGATTTATCGCAGGGGCCGCAGCTCCAAAAG carries:
- the sucC gene encoding ADP-forming succinate--CoA ligase subunit beta; the protein is MNVHEYQAKDLMRKFGIKVLKGEVAKTVEEAVKGAEKLGGKIWVVKAQIHAGGRGKAGGVKLAKSLDEVKKYATDILHSTLVTHQTGPEGKKVNTLLIEEGCNIAKEFYLGIVLDRNTSKVTFMASKEGGVEIEEVVHNNPDAIVKVAVEPGAGYQPYIGRILSNALGLDAAQAKEADAFYKGLYKLYVETDCSIAEINPLVLTADNQMIALDAKLNFDENAMFRHPDVAAYRDLTEESAKEVEASKYGLSYIELDGNIGCLVNGAGLAMATLDIVQLNGGNAANFLDVGGGATKEAVEQAFRIILSDENVKAILVNIFGGIMKCDIIAEGVVAAAKAVSLNVPLVVRLEGTNVELGRKILNESGLAITAAKDLGDAAVKVVAAAKGA
- the sucD gene encoding succinate--CoA ligase subunit alpha; its protein translation is MAIMIDKNTRLITIGITGKQGTFHTKQSQEYGTNVVGGVTPGKGGTVHEGWPVFNTVNEAVKKTQANAAMVFVPPPFAADAILECIEAKMPIIITITEGIPILDMVKVKDALSRNPEVRLVGPNCPGVITPGQCKIGIMPGHIHLPGRIGIISRSGTLTYEAVGQLTARGIGQSTCVGIGGDPVNGTNFIDVLEMFNNDPDTDGVIMIGEIGGSAETDAARWIQKNMKKPVVGFIAGAAAPKGKRMGHAGALISGEDDTAAAKFKVLEECGITVARSPADLASKLEEAMKAKNVTIRNK